The Epilithonimonas zeae genome contains a region encoding:
- a CDS encoding DinB family protein produces MTIPINQLLNELKTITENNIEFAESLLNQNNRTLNFRKSEDSWSILECMEHLNFYGDFYLSEIENRISESRFQTTKSYFKSGVLGNYFANMMLPKEKLNKMKTLKISNPIHKLLDKSIIEEFISQQNKMLELLGKAKNVDLEKTKTSISISKLIKLKLGDTFRFVIYHNLRHIKQAENILKSIQIGVN; encoded by the coding sequence ATGACGATTCCAATTAATCAATTACTTAACGAACTTAAAACTATCACAGAGAATAATATTGAGTTTGCTGAATCATTACTCAATCAAAATAATAGAACTTTAAATTTTCGAAAATCAGAAGACAGCTGGAGTATTTTGGAATGCATGGAACATCTCAATTTTTATGGTGATTTCTATCTTTCGGAAATCGAAAATCGAATCAGTGAAAGCCGGTTTCAAACAACTAAATCCTATTTTAAAAGTGGAGTTTTAGGAAATTATTTTGCCAATATGATGCTTCCGAAAGAGAAACTCAATAAGATGAAGACTTTGAAAATATCCAATCCAATTCATAAACTTTTGGACAAATCTATCATCGAAGAATTTATCAGCCAACAGAATAAAATGCTTGAACTTTTGGGAAAAGCAAAAAATGTTGATTTGGAGAAAACGAAAACTTCAATCAGTATTTCAAAACTCATTAAACTGAAATTAGGCGATACTTTCCGCTTCGTAATTTATCACAATTTGAGACATATCAAACAAGCTGAGAATATTCTGAAAAGTATTCAAATCGGAGTAAATTGA
- a CDS encoding Crp/Fnr family transcriptional regulator codes for MILELLQTQLSWQTKELKRNEFLKTSGTTDTNIYFVEEGSVRIFIVDEDEERIIRFGYQGNIIVSLDSFLSGKPSEFYIQAIKASTVKMASKKDFYEFINSSNENLKLWNSILEDLVLQQMEREKDLLYSSPKIRYERVLKRSPKLFQEIPNKYIANYLRMSPETLSRLKKS; via the coding sequence ATGATTTTAGAATTGTTGCAAACCCAACTTTCCTGGCAAACGAAAGAATTGAAGCGGAATGAATTTCTCAAAACGTCCGGAACTACCGATACGAACATTTATTTTGTAGAAGAGGGAAGTGTCCGGATTTTTATCGTAGATGAGGATGAAGAACGGATTATTCGTTTCGGTTATCAAGGCAATATCATTGTTTCGTTGGATTCTTTTTTGTCTGGAAAGCCTTCTGAGTTTTATATTCAGGCAATCAAAGCTTCAACGGTAAAAATGGCTTCCAAAAAGGATTTTTATGAATTTATTAATTCCAGTAATGAGAATCTGAAGTTATGGAATTCGATTCTGGAAGATCTTGTTTTGCAACAGATGGAGCGTGAAAAAGATTTGCTGTACAGTTCACCAAAAATCCGTTACGAAAGAGTTCTGAAACGCAGTCCGAAGCTTTTTCAGGAAATACCAAATAAGTATATTGCAAACTATCTCAGGATGTCGCCGGAAACATTATCGAGATTGAAAAAATCTTGA
- the carB gene encoding carbamoyl-phosphate synthase large subunit: MAKRTDIQTILVIGSGPIIIGQAAEFDYSGTQACLSLREEGYKVILINSNPATIMTDVEIADKVYIEPISLEFVSRIIRKERPDALLPTLGGQTGLNMAVELQKSGILEECKVEVLGTKLSAINQAEDRDLFRELMRELNEPVPESDIVTTVQGAVDFADGLGYPVIVRPAFTMGGTGGGIASNETELREIAELGLKYSPVTQCLIERSIAGFKEIEYEVMRDSNDNAIVVCNMENIDPVGVHTGDSIVVAPSQTLSDREYQLLRNASLKIIRALGIEGGCNVQLALDPHSFNYYIIEVNPRVSRSSALASKATGYPIAKIAAKIAVGLTLDEIKNPVTGTSYACFEPALDYVVTKFPRFPFDKFETADRRLSTQMKATGEVMAIGRNFEESLQKAIRSLETGLRHLGLKKKQADALTAEEIERRIRVCDDERLFIIGDALRRGYDWEQIVEWSKIDKFFIWKIKKLIDFETKIKENKFNKDILLEAKKLGFADLNIAHLWETTQKEVFQFRKDNGIMPVYKMVDTCAAEFESETPYFYGTYEDENESIVSDKEKIIVLGSGPIRIGQGVEFDYATVHSVWAIQQMGYEAIIINSNPETVSTDFSISDKLYFEPLAEEDVMNIIELEKPKGVVVQFGGQTAINLADKLAAHGVQILGTSLEDLDRAENRDKFEKALQDLGIPQPLGKTSTSKEEAIVIANEIGYPVLVRPSYVLGGRAMEIVYSEKELAHYMENAVEASPDQPVLIDRYLTGKEVEVDAICDGETTIIPGIMEHIERAGVHSGDSIAVYPPQTLTETQIKTLEDYTIRLAKGLNVIGLMNIQYVISGGEVFVIEVNPRSSRTVPFLSKITDVPMANLATKAILGTKLKDLGYQSGLVPNKDGIFVKVPVFSFSKLTKVDISLGPEMKSTGEVMGKDSTFEKALYKGLIGAGRKVPTHGSILFTVADQDKEEAAEIARRFHTIGFRIWATEGTAKYFEEKGIQTKIGYKIGEEDVNLIDLIQKGKVQYVVNTTTKGKQSERDGFQIRRMSVENGVPCLTSMDTVEAILKVIESMSFKMETM; this comes from the coding sequence ATGGCAAAGCGTACAGATATACAAACAATTTTAGTAATAGGCTCAGGCCCAATCATTATTGGTCAGGCTGCGGAATTTGATTATTCGGGAACACAGGCTTGCCTTTCACTTAGAGAGGAAGGTTACAAAGTGATTTTGATTAATTCTAATCCTGCGACGATAATGACGGATGTGGAGATTGCCGACAAAGTTTATATTGAACCGATTTCTTTGGAATTTGTTTCCAGAATCATTCGCAAAGAACGTCCGGATGCGCTTCTTCCAACTTTGGGAGGACAAACCGGACTCAATATGGCGGTTGAATTACAGAAGTCAGGAATTCTTGAAGAATGCAAAGTGGAAGTTTTAGGAACGAAACTTTCAGCAATCAATCAAGCAGAAGACAGAGATTTGTTCCGAGAATTGATGAGAGAATTGAACGAACCAGTTCCAGAATCAGATATCGTGACAACAGTTCAAGGTGCTGTAGATTTTGCTGATGGATTAGGTTATCCGGTGATTGTTCGCCCTGCTTTTACAATGGGAGGAACAGGAGGCGGAATTGCGTCCAACGAAACTGAGCTTCGTGAAATTGCGGAATTGGGACTTAAATATTCACCTGTGACACAATGTTTGATTGAAAGGTCAATCGCCGGTTTCAAAGAAATTGAATACGAAGTAATGCGTGATTCCAACGACAACGCCATTGTGGTTTGTAATATGGAAAACATCGACCCAGTCGGTGTTCACACAGGAGATTCTATTGTAGTTGCGCCTTCGCAGACACTTTCTGACAGAGAATATCAGTTGTTGAGAAATGCTTCCCTAAAAATCATCAGAGCTTTAGGAATCGAAGGTGGATGTAATGTTCAGTTGGCATTAGACCCACATTCATTCAATTATTATATCATCGAGGTAAATCCTAGAGTTTCGCGTTCATCGGCTTTGGCGAGTAAGGCAACAGGTTATCCGATTGCAAAAATCGCAGCAAAAATCGCAGTTGGTTTGACATTGGACGAAATCAAAAATCCGGTAACAGGAACTTCTTATGCTTGTTTCGAACCGGCTTTGGATTATGTGGTAACCAAGTTTCCTAGATTCCCATTCGATAAGTTTGAAACAGCTGACAGAAGATTGTCGACTCAGATGAAAGCAACAGGCGAAGTAATGGCAATCGGAAGAAACTTCGAAGAATCTTTGCAAAAAGCGATTCGTTCTTTGGAAACGGGATTGAGACATCTTGGACTTAAGAAAAAACAGGCAGATGCTTTAACAGCCGAAGAAATCGAAAGAAGGATCCGGGTTTGTGATGACGAAAGATTATTCATTATTGGTGATGCTTTACGAAGAGGGTACGATTGGGAACAGATTGTAGAGTGGAGCAAAATTGATAAATTCTTCATCTGGAAAATCAAAAAATTAATTGATTTTGAAACGAAAATCAAAGAAAATAAATTCAATAAAGACATTCTTCTCGAAGCTAAGAAATTAGGTTTCGCAGACTTGAATATCGCGCATCTTTGGGAAACCACTCAGAAAGAAGTGTTCCAGTTCAGAAAAGACAACGGAATAATGCCAGTTTACAAAATGGTAGACACTTGCGCCGCAGAATTTGAATCAGAAACACCTTATTTCTACGGAACTTACGAAGATGAAAATGAAAGTATCGTTTCTGACAAAGAGAAAATCATCGTTTTGGGTTCTGGTCCAATCAGAATTGGTCAAGGTGTTGAATTCGATTATGCAACGGTTCATTCGGTTTGGGCAATACAGCAGATGGGTTACGAGGCGATTATCATCAACTCCAATCCTGAAACGGTTTCTACAGACTTCTCGATTTCAGACAAATTATACTTCGAACCTTTGGCAGAAGAAGATGTGATGAACATCATCGAACTCGAAAAACCAAAAGGAGTTGTGGTACAATTCGGAGGACAGACAGCGATTAATTTAGCGGATAAATTGGCAGCGCACGGTGTACAGATTTTGGGAACTTCCCTTGAAGATCTGGACAGAGCTGAGAACAGAGATAAATTTGAAAAAGCTTTACAAGATTTAGGAATTCCTCAACCATTGGGGAAAACTTCGACTTCAAAAGAAGAAGCGATTGTGATTGCCAACGAGATTGGTTATCCGGTTTTAGTTCGTCCAAGTTATGTTTTAGGAGGAAGAGCGATGGAAATCGTTTATTCTGAAAAAGAACTCGCCCATTATATGGAAAATGCGGTGGAAGCTAGTCCAGATCAGCCAGTTTTGATTGACCGTTATCTGACAGGAAAAGAAGTGGAAGTAGACGCCATTTGTGACGGCGAAACGACAATAATTCCAGGGATTATGGAACATATCGAAAGAGCAGGTGTTCACTCCGGAGATTCGATTGCGGTTTATCCGCCTCAGACTTTGACGGAAACTCAAATCAAAACGCTTGAAGATTACACCATTAGATTAGCAAAAGGCTTGAACGTTATTGGGTTAATGAACATCCAATACGTGATTTCTGGCGGAGAAGTTTTCGTCATCGAAGTGAATCCGCGTTCGTCCAGAACCGTTCCTTTCTTATCGAAAATCACAGATGTTCCGATGGCAAATTTGGCAACGAAAGCAATTCTTGGAACGAAATTGAAAGACCTTGGTTACCAATCAGGTTTGGTTCCGAATAAAGATGGAATTTTTGTAAAAGTTCCGGTTTTCTCTTTCAGTAAATTAACAAAAGTTGATATTTCTCTCGGCCCGGAAATGAAATCGACAGGAGAAGTAATGGGTAAAGATTCAACTTTCGAAAAGGCTTTGTACAAAGGATTGATTGGAGCAGGGAGAAAAGTTCCGACTCACGGTTCTATTTTGTTCACCGTTGCAGATCAGGACAAAGAGGAAGCTGCTGAAATTGCAAGAAGATTTCATACTATCGGCTTCAGGATCTGGGCGACAGAAGGAACAGCGAAATACTTCGAGGAAAAAGGAATCCAGACGAAAATCGGTTATAAGATTGGAGAAGAAGATGTGAATTTGATAGATCTTATTCAGAAAGGAAAGGTACAATATGTTGTGAATACGACCACGAAAGGAAAACAATCCGAAAGGGACGGTTTCCAGATCCGAAGAATGTCCGTAGAAAACGGCGTTCCTTGTCTGACATCAATGGATACGGTGGAAGCGATTCTGAAAGTGATCGAAAGTATGAGTTTTAAAATGGAGACGATGTAG
- a CDS encoding carbamoyl phosphate synthase small subunit, with product MKKKLILESGEVFYGTGFGAEQDTAGEVVFNTGMTGYQELISDPSYCGQIVCMTYPLIGNYGINRDDYESIEPAIKGLIVKELCDLPSNFRTQITLDELFQKKNLSGISGIDTRRLTRILRNKGVEKGKIVNADADEQTVIEELKSTTFPTNQVEQVSTKTSYASPGRGFKVVLVDFGSKLGIIRELSQRNCDIIVVSHDTTAEEILLMDPDGIMLSNGPGDPEDNAEALVMIQKLLGKVPIFGICLGHQLIGLACGAKTYKLKFGHRGGNHPVLDLEKNKVAITSQNHGYAIDQESLKNTDLVETHIALNDRTNEGVKHKIHPCFSVQYHPEASPGPEDANYLFDDFIELMEEFKSNQVKN from the coding sequence ATGAAAAAGAAATTAATATTAGAATCCGGCGAAGTTTTTTACGGAACGGGATTCGGAGCAGAGCAGGACACTGCTGGAGAAGTGGTTTTCAATACGGGAATGACGGGTTATCAGGAATTGATTTCCGACCCAAGTTATTGTGGACAAATTGTTTGTATGACGTATCCTTTGATTGGAAATTACGGAATTAATCGTGACGATTACGAAAGCATCGAGCCTGCAATCAAAGGTTTGATTGTAAAAGAACTATGTGATTTACCTTCCAATTTCAGAACTCAAATCACTTTGGACGAATTGTTCCAAAAGAAAAATCTGTCAGGAATTTCTGGAATTGACACTAGAAGATTGACAAGAATCCTTAGAAACAAAGGTGTTGAAAAAGGAAAAATCGTCAATGCAGATGCAGACGAACAAACTGTTATCGAAGAACTGAAATCAACAACTTTTCCAACTAACCAAGTAGAGCAGGTTTCTACAAAAACGTCTTATGCAAGTCCGGGAAGAGGTTTCAAAGTGGTGTTAGTAGATTTCGGCTCCAAATTGGGAATCATCAGAGAATTATCTCAAAGAAACTGTGACATCATCGTAGTTTCTCACGACACAACTGCTGAAGAAATTCTATTAATGGACCCGGACGGAATTATGCTTTCCAACGGTCCCGGCGACCCGGAAGATAATGCAGAAGCTTTGGTAATGATTCAGAAATTGCTTGGGAAAGTTCCGATTTTCGGGATTTGTTTAGGCCACCAATTGATTGGTTTGGCTTGTGGCGCAAAAACTTACAAACTGAAATTCGGTCACAGAGGTGGAAATCATCCGGTTTTGGATTTAGAAAAAAATAAAGTAGCGATTACTTCTCAGAATCACGGTTATGCGATTGATCAGGAATCTTTGAAAAATACAGATTTAGTTGAAACCCATATTGCTTTGAACGATAGAACGAATGAAGGTGTAAAACACAAAATTCATCCTTGTTTCTCAGTTCAATATCATCCGGAAGCAAGTCCGGGTCCGGAAGATGCGAATTATCTTTTTGATGATTTTATTGAATTAATGGAGGAGTTTAAATCTAATCAAGTAAAAAATTAA
- a CDS encoding aspartate carbamoyltransferase catalytic subunit: MIKLSRISTDSIEKILQETQQFADGKISKIKGDVFAANLFFENSTRTKTSFEVAEKKLGLKVIDFEADKSSIAKGETLLDTIKTLEAIGVEVAVIRHSEKRYYDALKDAKLSIINAGDGVGSHPSQAILDALTIIQEFGKIEGLKIGIVGDVKHSRVANSDAGLFRRLGAKVYFSGPEFWFDEGMLVNGTYMQFDDLVKEVDVLILLRIQHERHERNFSFKPEDYLKKFGLTKEREAKMKPGAIIMHPAPINRGVEIDSELVECERSRIFKQMQNGVFARMAILKYDLENKGFEFIDSKN, encoded by the coding sequence ATGATTAAGCTTTCACGCATTTCTACTGATAGTATTGAGAAAATTTTACAAGAAACACAACAGTTTGCCGATGGTAAAATAAGTAAGATCAAAGGCGACGTTTTTGCAGCGAACCTGTTTTTTGAGAATAGTACAAGAACAAAAACAAGTTTTGAGGTTGCTGAAAAGAAACTCGGACTTAAGGTTATCGACTTCGAAGCCGATAAAAGTTCGATTGCAAAAGGAGAAACACTTTTGGACACTATCAAAACACTGGAAGCAATTGGCGTGGAAGTAGCGGTTATCAGACATTCTGAAAAGCGTTATTACGATGCATTGAAAGATGCTAAACTAAGTATTATAAATGCGGGCGACGGCGTAGGGAGCCATCCTTCACAAGCGATTCTGGATGCGCTGACAATCATTCAGGAATTTGGAAAGATCGAAGGTCTTAAAATCGGAATTGTTGGCGATGTAAAGCACAGCCGTGTTGCGAATTCTGACGCAGGACTATTCAGAAGATTGGGTGCGAAAGTTTATTTCTCCGGACCAGAATTTTGGTTTGATGAAGGAATGCTGGTCAACGGAACTTATATGCAGTTCGATGATCTTGTGAAAGAAGTTGATGTTTTGATTCTGTTGAGAATCCAGCACGAACGCCACGAGAGAAATTTCAGTTTCAAACCGGAAGATTATCTGAAAAAATTTGGTTTGACAAAAGAAAGAGAAGCAAAGATGAAGCCCGGCGCCATCATTATGCATCCGGCGCCAATCAACAGAGGCGTGGAAATTGATTCGGAATTAGTTGAATGCGAAAGGTCGAGAATTTTCAAACAAATGCAGAACGGCGTTTTTGCGAGAATGGCAATCCTTAAATATGATTTGGAAAACAAAGGATTCGAATTCATCGACTCCAAAAATTAA
- a CDS encoding Lrp/AsnC family transcriptional regulator, whose product MSLDKKDKLILSLLQEDSTLSVKEISEKIGLTFTPTYERIKNLEKQGVVEKYVAILNREKLGINIVVYCNIRLKEQSQKTLKEFEDYISKYDEIQEITSLSGEYDYQLKILANDINSYNEFTVNVISNSPHIGQYHSSIVLAEVKKTTKFKLD is encoded by the coding sequence ATGAGTTTGGATAAAAAAGACAAATTAATTCTTTCGCTTCTACAAGAGGATTCTACATTATCTGTAAAAGAAATCTCCGAAAAAATCGGACTGACTTTCACACCTACTTACGAGCGCATCAAAAATCTTGAAAAACAAGGCGTTGTAGAGAAATATGTAGCAATTTTAAACCGTGAAAAACTCGGAATCAACATTGTTGTTTACTGCAATATCCGCCTGAAAGAACAATCTCAAAAAACTTTGAAAGAATTTGAAGATTACATTTCTAAATATGATGAAATTCAGGAAATTACAAGTCTTTCCGGCGAATATGATTATCAATTAAAAATCCTTGCCAACGACATCAATTCTTATAACGAATTCACTGTAAATGTGATTTCAAACAGTCCTCACATTGGTCAATATCACAGTTCTATAGTTCTTGCTGAAGTCAAAAAAACGACTAAGTTTAAGTTGGATTAA
- the argH gene encoding argininosuccinate lyase — translation MKKIWQKDNITTNDLVTKFTVGKDLDFDDRLAKYDVLGSIAHAKMLAEVGLIRLDEEQAIVAVLEEVLIDIEKETFEIDKTAEDIHSQIENILIEKLGETGKKIHTARSRNDQVLTDIKLYLIDEIREITELTDSFFQILKDKANLYKDVLLPGYTHLQVAMPSSFGLWFGAYAESLVDDLELLFATKNIINKNPLGSAAGYGSSFPIDRESTTYKLGFRTLNYNVVYAQMTRGKSEKLLANSLSVLAGTLSKFSYDVCLYLSQNFDFISFPKEFTTGSSIMPHKKNPDIFELVRARCNRIQALPNELILVTNNLPSGYHRDLQLTKEILFPAIDSLKECLEILIYTLPNIEVKDNILDDKKYKYIVSVEKINEEVKNGKSFRDAYIQIGQEIESGLFEYDYKELNHSHQGSLGNLCLDEIEYQFNKVRDKLLG, via the coding sequence ATGAAAAAAATCTGGCAAAAAGACAACATCACAACCAATGATTTGGTTACAAAATTCACCGTCGGGAAAGACCTGGATTTTGACGACAGATTAGCAAAATACGATGTGTTGGGTTCTATCGCTCACGCAAAAATGCTCGCAGAAGTGGGATTGATTCGACTCGATGAAGAGCAGGCGATTGTTGCAGTTTTGGAAGAAGTTCTTATCGACATCGAAAAAGAAACTTTCGAAATCGATAAAACCGCAGAAGACATCCATTCTCAAATCGAAAATATCCTTATCGAAAAATTGGGCGAAACAGGAAAAAAAATCCACACTGCAAGGTCAAGAAACGACCAGGTTTTGACGGATATCAAGTTATATTTAATTGACGAAATCAGAGAAATCACAGAACTGACCGATTCATTTTTTCAAATCCTGAAAGACAAAGCCAATCTTTACAAAGATGTTTTGTTGCCAGGTTACACGCATTTGCAAGTTGCGATGCCATCATCTTTTGGATTGTGGTTTGGCGCGTATGCGGAATCTTTGGTAGATGATTTGGAATTGCTGTTTGCGACGAAAAATATCATTAATAAAAATCCACTTGGTTCAGCCGCAGGTTACGGGTCGTCTTTTCCGATTGACAGGGAAAGTACGACTTACAAACTCGGTTTCAGAACTTTGAATTATAATGTTGTTTATGCACAAATGACGCGTGGGAAATCGGAAAAATTATTGGCAAATTCATTGTCGGTTTTGGCAGGAACTTTAAGCAAATTCTCTTACGATGTTTGTCTTTATCTGAGTCAGAACTTTGATTTCATAAGCTTTCCGAAAGAATTTACAACTGGAAGTAGCATTATGCCACATAAAAAAAATCCGGATATTTTCGAATTGGTGAGAGCAAGATGCAACAGAATTCAGGCTTTGCCAAACGAATTGATTTTGGTGACTAATAATCTGCCTTCAGGTTATCACAGAGATTTACAATTGACAAAAGAAATCCTTTTTCCAGCCATCGATTCTTTGAAAGAATGCCTTGAAATCCTGATTTACACACTTCCAAACATCGAAGTGAAAGACAATATTTTGGACGATAAAAAGTATAAATACATCGTTAGCGTAGAAAAAATCAACGAAGAAGTGAAGAATGGAAAATCATTTCGTGATGCTTACATTCAAATCGGTCAGGAAATAGAAAGTGGTTTGTTCGAATACGATTACAAAGAACTCAATCATTCTCATCAAGGCAGTTTGGGAAATCTTTGCCTCGACGAAATCGAGTATCAATTCAATAAAGTCAGAGATAAATTGTTGGGTTAA
- a CDS encoding M20 family metallo-hydrolase produces the protein MKELKSVFSREELAENAVKLLKKLIATPSMSRDEYNASLIIEGFFNEHQLTVNRFKNNIWATNKHFDAGKPSILLNTHHDTVKPNKAYTLDPFIPVEKDGKLFGLGSNDAGASLVAMAQTFLYFYEAEDLSHNLVIALTAEEEISGLDGIEALFPQLPNVELAIVGEPTKMNLAIAEKGLLVIDGEMLGTPSHAAHPNDDNAIVKCMKDLQNILDFKFPKVSDYLGDVKVTLSVLNAGTQHNVVPEKCNFTLDVRVTDEYSNREVFEIIQSQMESKLTPRSFRLNSSKIDVNHPFVQAGLALGRTTYGSPTSSDQAIIPCTSVKLGPGDSLRSHTADEFIYIDEIREGIDVYIKILEKIL, from the coding sequence ATGAAGGAACTGAAATCTGTCTTTAGCAGAGAAGAACTTGCGGAAAACGCTGTCAAATTACTGAAGAAACTCATCGCAACACCATCGATGAGTCGCGACGAATACAACGCTTCGCTCATCATAGAAGGCTTTTTCAATGAGCATCAATTGACCGTCAACCGATTCAAAAATAACATTTGGGCAACCAACAAACATTTTGACGCTGGCAAACCATCGATTCTCCTCAACACGCACCACGACACGGTAAAACCGAACAAAGCTTACACTTTGGACCCATTCATTCCAGTGGAGAAAGATGGAAAATTATTCGGTTTGGGAAGCAACGATGCGGGCGCGTCTTTGGTGGCGATGGCGCAGACATTTCTCTATTTTTATGAAGCCGAAGATTTGTCGCACAACCTCGTGATTGCATTGACAGCCGAGGAAGAAATCTCCGGTCTGGACGGCATCGAAGCTTTATTTCCTCAACTCCCGAACGTAGAATTGGCAATCGTTGGCGAGCCTACAAAAATGAATCTCGCAATCGCAGAAAAAGGTTTGCTGGTCATTGATGGTGAAATGCTGGGAACGCCTTCTCACGCTGCGCATCCAAACGATGACAATGCGATTGTGAAATGTATGAAGGATTTGCAAAACATCCTCGATTTTAAGTTTCCGAAAGTTTCCGATTATTTGGGCGATGTGAAAGTCACATTATCCGTTCTCAACGCAGGAACGCAACACAATGTAGTGCCAGAAAAATGTAATTTTACGCTGGATGTCCGCGTGACAGACGAATACTCGAACCGCGAAGTTTTCGAAATCATCCAATCGCAGATGGAATCCAAACTGACACCAAGGTCATTCCGACTCAATTCCTCAAAAATCGACGTCAACCATCCGTTTGTTCAGGCTGGATTGGCGTTGGGCAGGACAACTTACGGTTCGCCGACATCCTCGGACCAGGCGATTATTCCGTGCACATCGGTCAAGCTGGGGCCCGGCGACAGCTTACGTTCCCACACCGCAGACGAGTTTATTTACATCGACGAAATCCGAGAAGGCATCGATGTTTACATCAAAATATTAGAGAAAATATTGTAA
- the argB gene encoding acetylglutamate kinase: MQKLHIIKIGGALIDDKKSLKAFLEQFSQIEGAKILIHGGGKIAETLAEKLKITQTMIDGRRITNKKTLKLVTMVYAGRINKNIVAKLQSFNCNAMGFSGADGNLIQAEKRQHPTINFGFVGDINEKSINQELITNMINLGLVPVFSAITHDKKGNLLNTNADTIAGTIAQALSKKFETELLFCFDKNGVLENVEDENSNLETINKNEFSELKSQGKLHKGILPKLENAFKAKENGVQKVSLINEKKLSDQIKQGNEGTEICL, from the coding sequence ATGCAAAAACTACACATCATAAAAATCGGAGGCGCTCTAATCGATGACAAGAAATCATTGAAAGCTTTTCTCGAGCAATTTTCTCAAATCGAAGGTGCCAAAATTCTGATTCACGGCGGTGGAAAGATTGCAGAAACGTTGGCGGAAAAACTGAAAATCACGCAGACGATGATTGATGGGCGGAGGATTACCAACAAAAAAACTTTGAAGCTCGTAACAATGGTTTACGCGGGAAGAATCAATAAAAATATTGTGGCAAAATTGCAAAGTTTCAATTGCAATGCAATGGGATTTTCTGGTGCAGATGGGAATTTAATTCAAGCCGAAAAACGCCAGCATCCAACCATCAATTTTGGATTTGTGGGCGATATTAATGAAAAAAGTATCAATCAGGAATTGATTACAAATATGATAAATCTGGGTTTGGTTCCGGTGTTTTCTGCAATCACTCACGATAAAAAAGGAAATCTGTTAAACACCAACGCAGACACGATTGCCGGAACTATTGCTCAGGCTTTATCAAAAAAATTCGAGACAGAATTGTTGTTCTGCTTCGATAAAAATGGGGTTTTGGAAAATGTGGAAGATGAAAATTCAAATCTTGAAACCATTAATAAAAATGAATTTTCTGAATTAAAATCACAAGGAAAACTCCACAAAGGAATTTTACCAAAACTCGAAAATGCTTTCAAGGCCAAAGAAAACGGCGTTCAGAAAGTGTCTTTGATTAACGAGAAAAAACTGTCAGACCAAATAAAACAAGGAAATGAAGGAACTGAAATCTGTCTTTAG